From Streptomyces sp. SAI-135:
CTGAACCTCTTCGGCGGGCTGCTCACCGACAAGTCCGGCACCGGCGGCGACCTCACGGTGGCCACCCACAACGTGAACGCCGACAACGCCGACCCGTCCGGCACCGCCCGGGACGTGGCGGCCTCCGGCGCGGACGTGGTGGCCCTGGAGGAGCTGAACGCCTCGGCGGTGCCGGTGTACGAGAAGGCGCTGGCGTCGACGTACCGCTACCACGCGGTCGAGGGCACCGTCGGGCTGTGGAGCAAGTACCCGCTGACCGGTGTGCGGGCCGTCGACATCAAGCTGGGCTGGACCCGGGCCATGCGGGCCACGGTGGCCGCCCCGGACGGCCGGGTCGCGTTCTACGTCGCCCACCTGCCGTCCGTACGGGTGAAGATGGAGGCCGGGTTCACCGCCCGGCAGCGCGACAAGAGCGCCGACGCGCTGGGCGAGGCCATCGCCGACGAGAAGCTGCCCCGCAAGATCCTGCTCGGCGACCTCAACGGCACGATGAACGACCGCGCGCTGAACGCCGTCACCTCCCAGATGCGCTCCACGCAGGGTGCCGCGGGCAGCGGCTTCGGGTTCAGCTGGCCGGCGTCGTTCCCGATGGCGCGGATCGACCAGATCATGGTGCAGGGCGTGGAGCCCGAGAGTTCGTGGACGCTGCCCGCCACCGGCAGCGACCACCTGCCGGTGGCGGCCCGAGTGAGCCTCGCCACCTCTTCGTAACCTGCGGGAAGCCTGGGGAAGCAGTTTTTGTTCCGATACTGAACATAAGCTAGGTACGGAACACCGCTCTCCCCTGAAAGGCTCGGCTCCCCATGCCCTTGGCCCTGCTCGCACTGGCCGTCGGCGCTTTTGGTCTCGGCACCACCGAATTCGTGATGATGGGGCTGCTGCCCGATGTCGCGGACGACCTGGGCATCTCCATCCCCACCGCGGGCCACCTGGTCTCGGCGTACGCGCTGGGCGTGGTGATCGGCGCCCCGCTGCTCGCCGCGGTCACGGCCCGGATGTCCCGCCGCAAGGTCCTCATCGGCCTGATGGGACTGTTCGTGGCCGGCAACGCGCTCTCCGCCCTCGCCCCCGACGAGCACCTGCTGCTCGCGGCCCGCTTCCTGAGCGGTCTGCCGCACGGTGCCTTCTTCGGGGTGGGCGCGGTCGTCGCCACGAGCATGGTGGCCCCGGAACGCAAGGCCCGCTCGGTGTCGCTGATGTTCCTCGGCCTGACCCTCGCCAACATCGCGGGCGTGCCCGTCGCCACCCTCATGGGCCAGCACCTGGGCTGGCGGGCGACCTTCCTCGGCGTCAGCGCGATCGGCCTGGCCGCGATAGCCTCCCTGGCCCTCCTCATCCCGCACGACCACGCCCACGCCCCGGCGGTGGGCCTGCGCCGCGAACTGGGCGCGCTGAGGTCGCTGCCCGTGTGGCTGGCGCTCGGCACCACGGTGGCGGGCTTCGGCGCGCTGTTCGCCGCGTACAGCTACATCACGCCGATGCTCACGGACGCGGCCGGCTACGCCGACTCCAGCGTGACGCTGCTGCTCGCCCTGTTCGGGGTGGGTGCGACGGCCGGCAACCTGCTCGGCGGACGGCTCGCCGACCACTCGCTGCGCGGCACCCTGTTCGGCGGTCTGACCTCGCTGGTCGTGGTCCTGGCGCTGTTCCCGGTGCTGATGTCCGCGCAGTGGAGCGCGGCGGTCGCGGTGGTCCTGCTGGGCACGGCGGCCTTCGTCACCGGCTCCCCGCTCCAGCTGATGGTCATGGAGAAGGCGCAGGCCGCCCCCTCCCTGGCCTCCTCCGCCAACCAGGCCGCCTTCAACCTGGCCAACGCCGGCGGCGCCTGGATCGGCGGCCTGGCCCTCGCCGCGGGCCTCGGCGCGACGTCCCCGGCGCTGACGGGCGCGGCCCTGGCGGTCCTCGGCCTCGGCGTCGCCGCGGTCGCCACGCTGGTGGACCGGCGCCGCGCGAGCGGGACCGCCGCCCGCGAACGCGTGATCGCGACCCATGTGCCGGAACACGCGGAGCCGGCCCACCACTGAGCAGTCCTACGCCGAGGGGGGCGCCCGGAGATCTCCGGGCGCCCCCCTTCGCTCACTCCAGCGTCCCCCGCGCCGCGTCAAGGAACGCCAGCCGGTTGGCCTCCAGGTAGTCCCGGACGCTCTCGCCCTCCGGCAGGCCCTCCCACACCGTCCGGTTGAGGTCGAGGAAGTGGGCGCGGGCCGCCCGGTGGACCGAGAGGGGGAACTGGACGCGGATGAGGCGCTCGGCCACCCACAGGCGGTTCATCACCTCGCTGGTCGTGAGGAACCAGGGGTCGGTGTGCTCGTGGTCGGCGGGGCGGGAGTAGGCGGCGCGTTCCGCCTCCGCGCTGACCTCGATGAAGCGTTCCAGCAGGGCCAGGCGCTCCGCGCGCAGGGCCTGCGACACCGCGATCTGCTGGCGCCGCTCCTCGGCACGCTCCGCCGACTGCTGCGTCCTGTGCTGGACGAGGTAGGAGAGCACGCCCCCCAGAGCGACTCCGCCCAGCGATATGAGAGACACCCAGACCTGGCCCGACATGGGCGTCACGTCCCACGGCGGTCGAACCCGACGGGTCTGTCGGTGACCTGTGGAGCCCTGTCGGCGGCCTGTCGGTGGTTTGTCGGTGGGTGCTGGCACTGTCCTCGGTATGACGCGAATCGACAAGAACCCCCAGAGCGGGGACTCCGCCGTTTCCGTGCGGGGGCTGGTCAAGCACTACGGCGAGACCAAGGCGCTGGACGGTGTCGACCTGGACGTGCGCGAGGGCACCGTGATGGGTGTGCTCGGGCCCAACGGCGCCGGGAAGACCACCCTCGTACGCATCCTGTCCACCCTCCTGTCCCCCGACTCCGGGCAGGCCACCGTCGCCGGTTACGACGTCGTGCGCCAGCCCCGGCAGCTGCGGCGGGTCATCGGGCTCACCGGGCAGTACGCCTCGGTGGACGAGAAGCTGCCCGGCTGGGAGAACCTGTACATGATCGGGCGGCTGCTCGACCTGCCCCGCAAGGAGGCCCGCAGCCGGGCCGACGAACTCCTTGAGCGGTTCTCGCTGACGGACGCCGCCAAGCGGCCGGCGAGCACCTACTCCGGCGGTATGCGGCGCCGCCTCGACCTCGCCGCCTCGATGATCGGGCGCCCCCAGGTGCTCTTCCTGGACGAGCCCACCACCGGTCTGGACCCGCGCACCCGCAACGAGGTGTGGGACGAGGTCAAGCGGATGGTCGGGGACGGGGTGACCGTCCTGCTGACCACCCAGTACATGGAGGAGGCCGAACAGCTCGCCTCCGAGCTGACCGTCGTGGACCACGGCAAGGTCATCGCCGACGGCGCCATCGAGGAGCTCAAGGCGAAGGTCGGCGGACGCTCGCTGCGGGTGCGGCCGGTGGATCCGCTGCAGCTCCAGCCGCTCGCCGGCTGGATCGACGAACTCGGCATCACCGGGCTCGCCACCTCCACCGTGGACAGCGAGAGCGGCACCGTCATCGTCCCGATCCTCAGCGACGAGCAGCTGACCGCCGTGGTCGGCGCGGTCACCGCGCGCGGTGTCACCCTCTCCTCCATCACCACCGAACTGCCCAGCCTGGACGAGGTGTTCCTGTCCCTCACCGGCCACCGTGCCAGTGCCCCGCAGGACGCCGTCCCCACCGACACCCGCGAGGAGGTCGCCGTATGAGCGCCGCAACCGCCACCATCGACGCCGACGCCCGGATCCCGCTGCGCGGGCACCTCCGGCACACCGGCGCCCTCGTCCGCCGCAACCTGCTGTGGATCCGCCAGGACCCCGAGTCGATGTTCGACGCGATCCTGATGCCGGTCGTCTTCACCCTGCTGTTCGTCTACGTCTTCGGCGGCTCGATCGGACAGGCCCTGGGCGGCGGACAGGACGGATACGTCCAGTACGTCATCCCGGGCATGATCGCGATGATGAGCATGACCCTGTCCCAGGGCGTCGGCACCGGCTTCAGCCAGGACTTCAACTCCGGTGTCATGGACCGTTTCCGGTCCCTGCCCATCGGGCGCGGCTCGGTGCTGTTCGCGAAGATCTCCGTCGAGCTGCTGCGGATGCTGTTCGCGACCACCGTGCTGATGATCGTCGCCGTCCTGGTCGGATTCGACATCGACCACTGGGCCGGGCTGTTCGCGGCGGTCGGTCTGTCCGCCGTGTTCGCCTCCTCGATCATGTGGGTGTTCCTCACCCTGGGTGTGATCCTGAAGAACGCGCAATCCGTGCAGGCGATGGGCTTCCTGGTGCTGTTCCCGCTCCAGTTCGGCTCGTCGATCTTCGCGCCGACGAACTCGATGCCGGGCTGGCTCCAGCACTTCACCGACTACAACCCGCTGTCCGCGCTCGCCGACGCGGCCCGCGGACTGATGGTGGGCGGCCCGGTCGCGCACGACCTGTGGGTGACGCTCGGCTGGTCGGCGGCGATCACGGCGGTGGCGGCACCGTACGCCATCCACAAGTTCCGCACGAAGAACTGAGCTCCCGCGTCGGTGCGCGTCACACCAGGGCGGCGGCCTCCTTCGGGGAGAGGCCGCCGCCCTCCGCGTACGCCGATTCGTAGGCCGCGTCGCCGAGCACCGCGCGCAGCGACCGTTCGGCCGTGACCCGCACCTCGCGCTCGACGCTCGTCGGGGCGTGGTCGGCCGGCAGCAGGGCGTCCCCGGCCGCCAGGCAGCGGGCGCCGTCCCGGGCCCGGGCCCCGCCGTTGAACCCGGCGAGCGCGAGCGCCCCGGTGCGCAGGTACATGGTCCGCATATGGGGCGCGATGGTCAGGGCCAGCGGGTCCTCGGACTTCTCCAGCGCCCGGCGGGTCAGCCGCAGGCATTCCTCGTAGCAGCCGTCCATCGCCTCCAGCCAGGCCTCCGAGCCGAGGATGAAGGCGTCGAAGATGACGAAGTGGGCGATGCCGAACTGCTGGCGCAGCAGCTTGAGCTGCTCGCGCGCCTCGGGGATGCGGCCGGTCAGGCCGAGCCGGCCGGCGAGGAACATCCGGGCGGCGGGCATCGCCTCGTTGCGGGCGCCGTCCTGGTCGGCGATCACCTCGCGCAGCAGGAGTTCGCCGCGCTCGGCGTCCCCGGTCTCCAGCAGCACGCTGCCCAGCCGGGCGTTGAGCACGGACCGCTGGGCGCGGGCACCGAGCTGCTCGGCCCGCTCGATCGCCCGCTGGTAGTCGGCGGCGGCCTCGCTCCACTTCCCTTTGCGCTCATGGGCCTCGGCGCGTGCGGAGAGCGCCTCGGCGGTCCCCCACACATCACCGATCCGCTCGTAGATCGCCAGCGCCTCCTCGGCGTCCTGGATGGCGTCGCCGGCCCAGTCGGAGCGGTTGGCGAGCAGGTTGGCCCGCCATTGCAGGGCCGCGGCGAGCTCCCACTCGAAGCCGGGGGTGGCCCGGCAGGTCTCGACGGTCGCCCTGATGACGTCCCGCAGCCGCTCCATGTCCCCGGTGAGCATGATGGCGAAGAACCAGAGCGAGCCCGGCATCCGGCAGGTCTGCGCCATGCCCGGTTCGTAGGTGGCGGCGATGGACCGCAGCTTGGCCTGCGCGTGCTGGTTCTGCCAGGCGTCCAACTCGGTGTCCATGCAGGCGAGATGGACGAGGTGGGCACCTCGCCTGGCCTCTTCCAGCACCTCGCCGGTCCACGGCGGCGGGGTGTCCGTGCAGCGCTCCCACACCGGAGCGGCGGGGCGGACGGGCTCGGTGAAGGGGTCGGGGCCGAGGCCCTGGACCTCGCGGGACCAGTTGCGGGCCTCGATGCGCAGGTCGCGCATCTGCCAGTACCAGGCGAGCGACAGGACCAG
This genomic window contains:
- a CDS encoding endonuclease/exonuclease/phosphatase family protein, whose amino-acid sequence is MAQQAYVTETADGGSGSERQRDRLRRLLGRPFSGWRGDRRIWRRGLVLAALAVIVALVMLLHAQIPNAVGNLGSLTETFLPWLGLFVPVLLLLGFLRRSATALIAVVLPAAVWLNLFGGLLTDKSGTGGDLTVATHNVNADNADPSGTARDVAASGADVVALEELNASAVPVYEKALASTYRYHAVEGTVGLWSKYPLTGVRAVDIKLGWTRAMRATVAAPDGRVAFYVAHLPSVRVKMEAGFTARQRDKSADALGEAIADEKLPRKILLGDLNGTMNDRALNAVTSQMRSTQGAAGSGFGFSWPASFPMARIDQIMVQGVEPESSWTLPATGSDHLPVAARVSLATSS
- a CDS encoding ABC transporter permease, which encodes MSAATATIDADARIPLRGHLRHTGALVRRNLLWIRQDPESMFDAILMPVVFTLLFVYVFGGSIGQALGGGQDGYVQYVIPGMIAMMSMTLSQGVGTGFSQDFNSGVMDRFRSLPIGRGSVLFAKISVELLRMLFATTVLMIVAVLVGFDIDHWAGLFAAVGLSAVFASSIMWVFLTLGVILKNAQSVQAMGFLVLFPLQFGSSIFAPTNSMPGWLQHFTDYNPLSALADAARGLMVGGPVAHDLWVTLGWSAAITAVAAPYAIHKFRTKN
- a CDS encoding ATP-binding cassette domain-containing protein, producing the protein MTRIDKNPQSGDSAVSVRGLVKHYGETKALDGVDLDVREGTVMGVLGPNGAGKTTLVRILSTLLSPDSGQATVAGYDVVRQPRQLRRVIGLTGQYASVDEKLPGWENLYMIGRLLDLPRKEARSRADELLERFSLTDAAKRPASTYSGGMRRRLDLAASMIGRPQVLFLDEPTTGLDPRTRNEVWDEVKRMVGDGVTVLLTTQYMEEAEQLASELTVVDHGKVIADGAIEELKAKVGGRSLRVRPVDPLQLQPLAGWIDELGITGLATSTVDSESGTVIVPILSDEQLTAVVGAVTARGVTLSSITTELPSLDEVFLSLTGHRASAPQDAVPTDTREEVAV
- a CDS encoding MFS transporter — its product is MPLALLALAVGAFGLGTTEFVMMGLLPDVADDLGISIPTAGHLVSAYALGVVIGAPLLAAVTARMSRRKVLIGLMGLFVAGNALSALAPDEHLLLAARFLSGLPHGAFFGVGAVVATSMVAPERKARSVSLMFLGLTLANIAGVPVATLMGQHLGWRATFLGVSAIGLAAIASLALLIPHDHAHAPAVGLRRELGALRSLPVWLALGTTVAGFGALFAAYSYITPMLTDAAGYADSSVTLLLALFGVGATAGNLLGGRLADHSLRGTLFGGLTSLVVVLALFPVLMSAQWSAAVAVVLLGTAAFVTGSPLQLMVMEKAQAAPSLASSANQAAFNLANAGGAWIGGLALAAGLGATSPALTGAALAVLGLGVAAVATLVDRRRASGTAARERVIATHVPEHAEPAHH